The Hymenobacter sp. 5317J-9 genome has a window encoding:
- a CDS encoding pseudouridine synthase, whose translation MRYILVNKPYEVLTQFTDEHGRATLKDFVPVPGVYPVGRLDFDSEGLLLLTDDKALQHRLSDPKFKVPKTYWAQVEGTVSEEALAQLRRGVRIKDGLTAPAQAQVMPEPADLWERSTPIRFRASIPTSWLAITISQGMNRQVRKMCAAVGLPCLRLVRARIDELELGELAPGQWRELTPEESRKLKAKFSATKNPANRKVAVKGEKPPQLAPRRPLKP comes from the coding sequence ATGCGCTACATTCTCGTCAACAAGCCCTACGAAGTCCTTACCCAGTTCACCGACGAGCACGGGCGCGCCACACTCAAGGACTTCGTGCCCGTACCGGGCGTGTACCCCGTGGGCCGGCTCGATTTCGATAGCGAGGGCCTGCTCCTGCTCACCGACGACAAAGCTCTGCAGCACCGTCTGAGCGACCCCAAATTCAAAGTCCCGAAAACGTATTGGGCGCAGGTAGAAGGCACCGTTTCCGAAGAAGCGTTGGCCCAGCTGCGGCGCGGCGTGCGCATTAAAGACGGCCTTACCGCGCCAGCCCAGGCCCAGGTGATGCCGGAGCCCGCCGACCTGTGGGAGCGCAGCACGCCCATTCGCTTCCGGGCCAGCATCCCGACCAGTTGGCTGGCCATCACCATCTCGCAGGGCATGAACCGGCAGGTGCGCAAGATGTGCGCCGCCGTGGGCCTCCCCTGCCTGCGCCTCGTTCGTGCCCGCATCGACGAGCTAGAGCTCGGTGAGCTGGCACCCGGTCAATGGCGCGAGCTCACCCCAGAAGAATCCCGCAAGCTCAAAGCCAAGTTCTCAGCCACCAAGAACCCGGCAAACCGAAAGGTGGCAGTGAAAGGCGAAAAGCCGCCGCAACTTGCGCCGCGTCGGCCACTAAAACCATAA
- a CDS encoding geranylgeranyl reductase family protein, with amino-acid sequence MPHHDICILGAGPGGAAAALHLANAGQPCLLLDRAAFPRDKTCGDALSGKVINELKRIEPGLHAKLAASPIQIPSWGIDFIAPNGRQLSIPFKPNFNKAADATAGHVAKRMDFDNFLVEEVRQRPEIDFRENVDVARTERTPTGWQLFDKAGQAIATCRLLLVANGAQSEFARKVAGHALEPDHHCAGLRTYYDGVSGLSPDNFIELHFIKDFLPGYLWVFPLPNGQANVGVGMLSKTVAAKKINLRQRLDEILATHPTLAPRFAGATRLGSVKGFGLPLGSKRRALSGANYFLLGDAGSLIDPFSGEGISHAMVSGRHAAVWAAEAVKKGDFSAEFARNYDKAVYNRLSQELRLSRVMQRLLNFPSLFNIVANRAVSNPTLAATLSMMFMDLDLREQLRKPSFYFKLFFGGK; translated from the coding sequence ATGCCCCATCACGACATCTGTATTCTGGGCGCGGGCCCCGGCGGGGCCGCCGCCGCCCTGCACCTGGCCAATGCCGGCCAGCCCTGCCTGCTGCTGGACCGCGCCGCGTTTCCGCGCGACAAAACCTGCGGCGACGCCCTCAGCGGCAAGGTCATCAACGAGTTGAAGCGCATCGAGCCCGGCCTGCACGCCAAGCTGGCCGCCTCGCCCATCCAGATTCCGAGCTGGGGCATCGACTTCATTGCTCCCAACGGCCGCCAGCTCAGCATTCCATTCAAGCCGAACTTCAACAAGGCCGCCGACGCCACCGCCGGCCACGTGGCCAAGCGCATGGACTTCGATAATTTCCTGGTCGAAGAAGTACGTCAGCGCCCGGAAATCGACTTCCGCGAAAACGTGGACGTGGCCCGCACCGAGCGCACGCCCACCGGCTGGCAGCTCTTCGACAAAGCCGGCCAGGCAATTGCCACTTGCCGCCTACTGCTAGTAGCCAACGGCGCCCAGTCGGAATTCGCCCGCAAAGTGGCCGGCCACGCCTTGGAGCCCGACCACCACTGCGCCGGCCTGCGCACCTACTACGACGGCGTGAGCGGCCTCAGCCCCGACAATTTCATCGAGCTCCACTTCATCAAGGACTTCCTGCCCGGCTACCTCTGGGTGTTCCCGCTGCCCAACGGCCAGGCCAACGTGGGCGTGGGCATGCTCTCCAAAACGGTGGCGGCCAAGAAAATCAACCTGCGCCAGCGCCTCGACGAGATTCTGGCCACGCACCCCACGCTGGCGCCGCGCTTTGCCGGGGCCACGCGGCTGGGGTCCGTCAAGGGTTTTGGCCTGCCGCTGGGCTCGAAGCGCCGGGCGCTGTCGGGGGCTAACTATTTTCTGCTCGGCGATGCGGGCTCACTCATCGACCCATTTTCGGGCGAGGGCATTTCGCACGCCATGGTGAGCGGGCGCCACGCCGCTGTGTGGGCCGCCGAAGCCGTGAAAAAAGGCGATTTCAGTGCCGAGTTTGCCCGCAACTACGACAAGGCCGTGTACAACCGCCTCAGCCAGGAGCTGCGCCTGAGCCGCGTGATGCAGCGCCTGCTCAATTTCCCCAGCCTCTTCAACATCGTGGCCAACCGCGCCGTGAGCAACCCCACATTGGCCGCCACGCTCTCCATGATGTTCATGGATTTGGACCTGCGCGAGCAACTGCGCAAGCCCAGTTTCTACTTCAAGCTATTTTTTGGCGGGAAGTAG
- the fabG gene encoding 3-oxoacyl-[acyl-carrier-protein] reductase yields the protein MTNTLTGKVALVTGASKGIGRAIAAHFAQLGADVAFTYLSSVEKGQALETELSAAGTKVKGYRSDASDYAQAEKLIEDVVADFGKLDILVNNAGITQDGLLMRMSEQQWDQVLTVNLKSVFNLTKAATKPMMRAKSGSIINMTSVVGIKGNAGQANYAASKAGIIGFTKSVALELGSRNIRCNAIAPGFIETEMTDALDPKQVDEWRKAIPLKRGGRPEDVARATAFLASDDSAYITGQVLQVDGGMLT from the coding sequence ATGACCAACACACTCACCGGAAAAGTGGCCCTTGTGACGGGCGCTTCCAAAGGAATTGGCCGCGCCATCGCGGCGCATTTTGCCCAGCTCGGCGCCGATGTCGCCTTCACGTATTTGTCGTCCGTCGAGAAGGGCCAAGCCCTCGAAACCGAACTATCGGCCGCCGGCACCAAGGTAAAAGGCTACCGCTCCGACGCCTCCGACTACGCCCAGGCCGAAAAGCTGATTGAGGACGTGGTGGCCGATTTCGGCAAGCTCGACATCCTCGTCAACAACGCCGGCATCACGCAGGACGGCCTGCTCATGCGCATGAGCGAGCAGCAGTGGGACCAGGTGCTCACCGTCAACCTCAAATCGGTGTTCAACCTCACCAAAGCCGCCACCAAACCCATGATGCGCGCCAAAAGCGGCTCCATCATCAACATGACCAGCGTGGTGGGCATCAAGGGCAACGCCGGGCAGGCCAACTACGCCGCCAGCAAGGCCGGCATCATCGGCTTCACGAAATCGGTGGCGCTGGAGCTGGGCTCGCGCAACATCCGCTGCAACGCCATTGCCCCCGGCTTCATCGAAACCGAAATGACCGACGCCCTCGACCCCAAGCAGGTGGACGAATGGCGCAAGGCCATTCCGCTCAAGCGCGGCGGCCGGCCCGAGGACGTGGCCCGGGCCACGGCGTTTCTGGCCTCGGATGACTCGGCCTACATCACCGGTCAGGTGCTGCAGGTAGATGGCGGGATGCTGACGTAG
- a CDS encoding YiiX family permuted papain-like enzyme gives MVTFALLISVFAYPRLHRRLLRFQGHRAAAAATAQIAPQLREGDLIFHTSLSAQSRAIQLATHSPYSHCGILYQRDGQWQVFEAVQPVKLTPLADWVERGQDGHFVTKRLRDAATALTPSALARLKAAGQPMLGHNYDLYFGWSDDRIYCSELIWKVYERGLGRRLGKLQQLRDFDLSHPAVQAKLRERYGNQLPLQETVISPASIFRSPELVTVLSR, from the coding sequence ATGGTAACGTTTGCATTACTTATATCTGTATTTGCCTACCCGCGCCTACACCGCCGCCTGCTCCGCTTCCAAGGCCACCGCGCTGCCGCAGCCGCCACTGCGCAAATCGCGCCCCAGCTTCGCGAGGGCGACCTGATTTTTCACACCTCGCTCTCGGCCCAGAGCCGGGCCATTCAGCTCGCCACGCACTCGCCCTACAGCCACTGCGGCATTCTTTACCAGCGAGACGGCCAGTGGCAGGTATTCGAAGCTGTGCAGCCGGTGAAGCTGACGCCGCTGGCCGACTGGGTGGAGCGGGGCCAGGACGGCCATTTCGTAACCAAGCGGCTGCGCGACGCGGCCACGGCCCTCACGCCCTCCGCGCTGGCCCGGCTGAAAGCAGCGGGCCAGCCGATGCTGGGCCATAACTACGACCTGTATTTCGGCTGGTCCGACGACCGGATTTACTGCTCTGAGCTCATCTGGAAGGTGTACGAGCGTGGGCTGGGCCGGCGGCTGGGCAAGCTGCAGCAATTGCGCGATTTCGACCTGAGCCATCCCGCCGTGCAGGCTAAGCTACGGGAGCGCTACGGCAACCAGCTACCGCTGCAGGAAACGGTAATTTCGCCGGCCAGCATCTTCCGCAGCCCCGAACTGGTTACCGTGCTCAGCCGTTGA
- the lpdA gene encoding dihydrolipoyl dehydrogenase → MALQFDLVVVGSGPGGYVAAIRASQLGLKVGVIERESLGGICLNWGCIPTKALLKSAQVFEYLNHAAEYGLTADGVGYDFGAVIKRSRGVADGMSKGINFLFKKNKIETIMGTGKVLAPGKVEVTKADGSKETVEAKSIILATGARSRELPALPIDNQKIIGYRKAMAMEQLPKRLVVVGSGAIGVEFAYFYRTMGSEVTVVEYLPRIVPVEDEEVSRQMEKSFRKIGVNVLTSAEVTKVDTAGEGCKVTIKTAKGEQQIDCDVVLSAAGVVTNLENIGIEELGIKVERGRVIVDDFYQTNVPGIYAIGDIVPGPALAHVASAEGIICVEKIAGHHPEPLNYQNIPGCTYASPEIASVGYTEAEAKEKGYDVLVGKFPFSASGKASAAGAKDGFVKVIFDKKYGEWLGAHMIGMNVTEMIAEVVVARKLETTGHEIIKAVHPHPTMSEAIMEAAAAAYGEVIHL, encoded by the coding sequence ATGGCATTGCAATTTGATTTGGTCGTGGTCGGCAGCGGCCCCGGTGGGTACGTGGCCGCCATTCGGGCGTCGCAGTTGGGGTTGAAAGTAGGCGTCATCGAGCGCGAGTCGCTGGGCGGCATCTGCCTGAACTGGGGCTGCATTCCCACCAAAGCCCTGCTCAAGTCGGCGCAGGTGTTTGAATACCTCAACCACGCCGCCGAGTACGGCCTCACGGCCGACGGCGTGGGCTACGATTTCGGCGCCGTCATCAAGCGCAGCCGCGGCGTGGCCGACGGCATGAGCAAGGGCATCAACTTCCTGTTCAAGAAGAACAAGATTGAAACCATCATGGGCACTGGCAAGGTGCTGGCTCCCGGCAAGGTAGAAGTGACCAAGGCCGACGGCAGCAAAGAAACCGTCGAAGCCAAATCTATTATTCTGGCCACCGGGGCCCGCTCGCGCGAGCTGCCCGCTTTGCCCATCGACAACCAGAAAATCATCGGCTACCGCAAGGCCATGGCCATGGAGCAGCTACCCAAGCGCCTCGTGGTGGTGGGTTCGGGCGCCATCGGCGTCGAGTTTGCCTACTTCTACCGCACCATGGGCTCCGAAGTGACGGTGGTAGAGTACCTGCCCCGCATCGTGCCGGTGGAGGACGAAGAAGTGTCGCGCCAGATGGAGAAGTCGTTCCGCAAAATCGGCGTGAACGTGCTCACCAGTGCCGAAGTAACCAAGGTGGACACCGCTGGCGAAGGCTGCAAAGTGACCATCAAAACCGCCAAGGGCGAGCAGCAGATTGACTGCGACGTGGTGCTGAGCGCCGCCGGCGTGGTGACCAACCTCGAAAATATCGGCATTGAAGAGCTGGGCATCAAAGTGGAGCGCGGCCGCGTGATTGTGGACGACTTCTACCAGACGAACGTGCCCGGCATCTACGCCATTGGCGACATCGTGCCCGGCCCCGCGCTGGCCCACGTGGCCTCGGCCGAAGGCATTATCTGCGTCGAGAAAATTGCCGGCCACCACCCCGAGCCGCTCAACTACCAGAACATCCCGGGCTGCACCTACGCCTCGCCCGAAATCGCCAGCGTGGGCTACACCGAAGCCGAAGCCAAGGAAAAAGGCTACGACGTGCTGGTGGGCAAGTTCCCCTTCTCGGCCTCGGGCAAAGCCAGCGCCGCCGGCGCCAAAGACGGCTTCGTGAAGGTCATCTTCGACAAGAAATACGGCGAGTGGCTCGGCGCCCACATGATTGGCATGAACGTGACCGAGATGATTGCCGAGGTCGTAGTGGCCCGCAAACTCGAAACCACCGGCCACGAAATCATCAAGGCCGTGCACCCGCACCCGACCATGAGCGAAGCCATCATGGAGGCTGCCGCCGCCGCGTATGGCGAGGTGATTCACTTGTAA
- a CDS encoding tetratricopeptide repeat protein produces MKSLLRTPLAALGLLAFLTNCATTVTEKEKPTVNSQPMAAPVATGATRPDSTGAAATATDARVATPATATPEPGATPTGLPLETVGAPETAAPNTPSATAASAERAKEKKMTAADYRAMLESADSRLKTSPKDPAALLQRAKAKSYLKQYKEAIPDYTAAIKYQRNNPDAYYNRGVNRLMMKQYKAAATDFSGALKYRPDDKESFFGRGVARMQMYQYKPAVTDFTRAIQLDSTYADAWEYRGISYSSFDKLSEARRDLERATKLNPEAAKSLKRYVGNDGHEPIKAAPVAKPGTGYHPRPGYKKPATPPAASTPAQ; encoded by the coding sequence ATGAAATCACTTCTTCGCACGCCGCTGGCAGCCCTGGGGCTGCTGGCTTTCCTCACCAACTGCGCCACCACCGTCACGGAAAAGGAAAAACCCACCGTGAACAGCCAGCCCATGGCAGCCCCCGTGGCCACCGGCGCCACCCGGCCCGATTCGACCGGGGCCGCCGCCACGGCCACCGACGCCCGCGTGGCCACGCCCGCCACCGCCACCCCTGAGCCCGGCGCCACCCCCACCGGCCTGCCCCTCGAAACCGTGGGCGCCCCCGAAACGGCTGCGCCCAACACGCCCAGCGCCACCGCCGCCTCGGCCGAGCGGGCCAAAGAGAAAAAAATGACCGCCGCTGACTACCGCGCCATGCTGGAATCGGCCGACTCGCGCCTCAAAACCAGCCCCAAAGACCCCGCCGCCCTGCTGCAGCGCGCCAAGGCCAAGAGCTACCTCAAGCAGTATAAGGAGGCCATTCCCGATTACACGGCCGCCATCAAGTACCAGCGCAACAACCCCGACGCCTACTACAACCGCGGCGTGAACCGCTTGATGATGAAGCAGTACAAGGCCGCGGCCACCGACTTCTCGGGCGCGCTCAAGTATCGGCCCGACGACAAGGAATCTTTCTTCGGCCGCGGCGTGGCCCGCATGCAGATGTACCAGTACAAGCCGGCTGTGACCGATTTCACCCGCGCAATTCAGCTTGATTCGACTTACGCCGACGCCTGGGAATACCGCGGCATCAGCTATTCGTCGTTCGACAAGCTTTCCGAAGCCCGCCGCGACCTGGAGCGCGCCACCAAGCTCAACCCCGAAGCAGCCAAAAGCCTGAAGCGCTACGTGGGCAACGACGGCCATGAGCCCATCAAGGCCGCGCCGGTGGCCAAGCCCGGCACCGGCTACCACCCGCGGCCCGGGTATAAAAAGCCGGCTACCCCACCGGCCGCTTCAACGCCGGCGCAGTAA
- a CDS encoding alpha/beta fold hydrolase: MNKRSRLRQLLALLLIGFAAMNAVAFFHAWRFTHFSNEPGLHSPNPELLGPGQKLWLLLTGIRNPKPQNGPKPGFPVETVRIASPNGPLEAWYARPDSGRARGTVALFHGYTSSKSHLTHEAGYFRRLGYNVLLVDQAGNGNSAGFRTTVGYREADDVAAVFNWLKNLFAKSSGSPLLGRGAGGEVSRGHIILYGVSMGAVAILRAEAELGIRPTANILECPYGNMRQTAYNRFASMHVPGFPMADLLVLWGGVQNGFWAFGLNAERYATQIHAPTLLLWGTADPRVTRAETDAIFANLAGAKARHDFAGVGHEPYWRRYGADWEQQIRGFLGAAK, encoded by the coding sequence TTGAATAAACGCTCCCGCCTCCGCCAGCTTCTGGCACTGCTGCTCATTGGCTTTGCAGCCATGAACGCCGTGGCCTTTTTTCACGCCTGGCGCTTCACGCACTTTTCCAACGAGCCCGGCCTGCACTCGCCCAACCCCGAGCTGCTTGGCCCCGGCCAGAAGCTGTGGCTGCTGCTTACCGGCATCCGCAATCCCAAGCCGCAAAACGGCCCCAAACCCGGCTTCCCGGTCGAGACCGTGCGCATCGCCAGCCCCAACGGCCCGCTAGAAGCCTGGTATGCCCGGCCCGACAGCGGCCGAGCACGCGGCACCGTGGCTCTGTTTCACGGCTACACCAGCAGCAAGTCGCACCTCACCCACGAGGCCGGCTACTTCCGCCGCCTGGGCTACAACGTGCTGCTCGTGGACCAGGCCGGCAACGGCAATTCCGCCGGTTTCCGCACCACGGTGGGCTACCGCGAGGCCGACGACGTGGCTGCCGTTTTCAATTGGCTTAAAAACCTCTTTGCGAAATCGTCAGGCTCCCCTCTCCTTGGGAGAGGGGCCGGGGGTGAGGTTTCGCGGGGCCACATCATTCTCTACGGCGTCAGCATGGGCGCCGTGGCTATCCTCCGCGCCGAGGCCGAGCTCGGTATCCGTCCCACCGCCAACATCCTCGAATGCCCCTACGGCAACATGCGCCAAACGGCCTACAACCGCTTCGCCTCCATGCACGTGCCCGGCTTCCCTATGGCCGACTTACTGGTGTTGTGGGGCGGCGTGCAAAACGGCTTCTGGGCCTTCGGCCTCAACGCCGAGCGCTACGCCACCCAAATCCATGCGCCCACCCTCCTGCTCTGGGGCACCGCCGACCCGCGCGTGACCCGCGCCGAAACCGATGCCATTTTCGCCAACCTGGCCGGGGCCAAAGCCCGCCACGACTTCGCCGGCGTCGGCCATGAGCCATACTGGCGGCGCTACGGCGCCGATTGGGAACAGCAGATTCGCGGGTTTCTGGGAGCGGCAAAGTAG
- a CDS encoding VWA domain-containing protein codes for MLTTQYSAWFIPLCLLVGAGYAGLQYSAKAPWSKQLNFALAALRFAVVSFLCYLLLAPFIQTTTTHTEQPTVVLAVDNSQSVELFTPKPVLSQATAGLARLAETLRSRGFTVETRSLTSTAARPARLDSLRFAAATTDLDQLLTGTRDAYDGRNLAGVVLASDGLANQGRSPAYSEFSFPIYSVALGDTVPKKDLRLTDLTYNRVAFSGNKFPIEAELGFEGYAGGAATVELREGNRVLESRRVALPAGRRRARVAFQLTAPAPGKRRYEVRVVPQPGEFTALNNARTAFVEIVKGKLRVLLAGAAPHPDLKALRAAILANDNFDLTLALPGVAPLKADTDFDVAILHQLPAQGGLGNEILAQVKARRTPALYIIGAQSDLGSYNQQGAGLTIQARGAQTDEVTPRPNPGFARFATDEESARRFAQYPPAPVPFGDYRLGPGAEAALWQQVGRVATQKPLLVFGGPQERRQATLLTDGSWQWRLSEAVEHDDKPEAYDRLIIRTLQLLTQNANKKRLDVYPTQDAFGTQDDVTLGAETYNAVFERLYNQKIDLVLTDARQQTRRFSFTNAEDGSPLHLGPLPEGLYKYQARATLGGQAQQDAGELLVQAQPLEALESKADNNLLAQLSRRSGSRLYYPAQLDQLAQDILKANYRPVITAEEDLKDLINLKWIFFLILAFLTVEWAVRKYSGSV; via the coding sequence TTGCTGACCACTCAATATTCTGCCTGGTTCATTCCGCTGTGCCTGCTCGTAGGGGCCGGCTACGCGGGCCTTCAATACTCGGCCAAAGCGCCCTGGAGCAAGCAGCTCAACTTCGCGCTGGCCGCCCTGCGCTTCGCCGTGGTGAGCTTTTTGTGCTACCTGCTGCTGGCACCGTTCATCCAAACCACCACCACGCACACCGAGCAGCCCACCGTGGTGCTGGCGGTTGATAATTCGCAGTCCGTCGAGCTGTTTACGCCCAAGCCGGTGCTGAGCCAGGCCACCGCCGGCCTGGCCCGGCTGGCCGAAACCCTGCGCAGCCGCGGTTTCACCGTCGAAACCCGCTCCCTCACGTCCACGGCCGCCCGACCGGCCCGCCTCGATTCGCTGCGCTTCGCGGCCGCTACCACCGACCTCGACCAGCTGCTGACCGGTACGCGCGATGCCTACGACGGCCGCAACCTGGCCGGCGTGGTGCTGGCGTCCGACGGCCTAGCCAACCAGGGCCGCAGCCCGGCCTATTCCGAGTTTAGCTTCCCGATATACAGCGTGGCCCTGGGCGACACCGTGCCCAAGAAAGACCTGCGCCTCACCGACCTTACCTACAACCGGGTGGCCTTCAGCGGCAACAAATTTCCCATCGAAGCCGAGCTGGGCTTTGAGGGCTACGCGGGCGGCGCGGCCACCGTGGAGCTGCGCGAAGGCAACCGCGTGCTGGAATCGCGCCGCGTGGCGTTGCCGGCTGGGCGCCGCCGGGCACGCGTGGCCTTCCAGCTCACGGCCCCCGCGCCCGGCAAGCGGCGCTACGAGGTGCGCGTGGTGCCCCAGCCGGGCGAGTTTACGGCGCTGAACAACGCCCGCACAGCTTTTGTGGAGATTGTAAAGGGCAAGCTGCGGGTCCTGCTGGCCGGCGCCGCTCCCCACCCCGACCTCAAGGCGTTGCGCGCCGCCATTCTGGCCAACGACAACTTCGACCTGACCCTGGCCCTGCCCGGCGTGGCCCCGCTCAAGGCCGATACCGACTTCGACGTGGCCATTTTGCACCAGCTGCCGGCCCAAGGCGGGCTGGGCAACGAGATTCTGGCCCAGGTGAAGGCCCGGCGCACGCCCGCGCTCTACATCATTGGCGCGCAGTCGGACCTGGGCAGCTACAACCAGCAGGGCGCCGGCCTCACCATTCAGGCCCGGGGGGCGCAAACCGACGAGGTGACGCCGCGGCCCAACCCCGGCTTTGCCCGCTTCGCCACCGACGAGGAGTCGGCCCGCCGCTTTGCGCAGTACCCGCCCGCCCCGGTGCCGTTTGGCGACTACCGCCTGGGGCCCGGCGCGGAGGCGGCCCTGTGGCAGCAGGTGGGCCGCGTGGCCACCCAAAAGCCGCTGCTGGTGTTCGGAGGCCCGCAGGAGCGCCGCCAGGCCACCCTGCTCACCGACGGCAGCTGGCAATGGCGCCTGAGCGAGGCCGTGGAGCACGACGACAAGCCCGAAGCGTACGACCGCCTCATCATCCGCACGCTGCAGCTGCTTACTCAAAACGCCAACAAAAAGCGCCTCGACGTGTATCCCACGCAGGACGCCTTCGGCACGCAGGACGACGTGACGCTGGGTGCCGAAACCTACAACGCGGTGTTTGAGCGCCTCTACAACCAGAAAATTGACCTGGTGCTCACCGATGCCCGGCAGCAAACCCGCCGTTTCTCCTTCACTAACGCCGAGGACGGCTCGCCCCTGCACTTGGGCCCCTTGCCCGAGGGCCTCTACAAGTACCAGGCCCGGGCCACGCTCGGCGGCCAGGCGCAACAGGATGCCGGCGAGCTCCTGGTGCAGGCCCAACCCCTGGAAGCGCTGGAATCGAAGGCCGACAACAACCTGCTGGCGCAGCTTTCGCGCCGCAGCGGCTCGCGGCTCTACTACCCGGCGCAGCTCGACCAGCTGGCGCAGGACATCCTCAAGGCCAATTACAGGCCCGTGATTACGGCTGAGGAGGACTTGAAGGATTTGATAAATCTGAAGTGGATTTTCTTCCTGATTCTGGCTTTCCTGACGGTGGAGTGGGCCGTGCGCAAGTATTCGGGAAGCGTGTAA
- a CDS encoding MBL fold metallo-hydrolase: MRESVKKFLVTTGGILGTLLIGVVTFTNLSPQLGGTPTRLEKEAFAKSGHYNAKKGEFVNLIPTREMTGGSTASAMWKFLFQKSPQAAPPGPLPMQALDSLAITRKTPDVVRITWFGHSASLLEIAGQNILLDPMLSVEMGPVSWATPNRYNRELVITPEKLPYIAAVLISHDHYDHLDFRTIEKIKDKVGQFYVPLGIGAHLRAWGVPRERITEMNWGEQATLPGLLLHCTPSRHFSGRGLTNRNSTMWCSWVVQAPTKRVFYTGDGGYGPHFAAIGQQYGPFDLAVVECGQYNESWAEIHMKPEQSVQAARDVRAAVMLPVHWGAFTESLHAWNEPVTRATAEAARLGQAITTPHLGEPVTLGTTLPSSRWWEGQL, encoded by the coding sequence ATGCGTGAATCTGTAAAGAAATTCCTTGTGACGACCGGCGGCATTCTCGGCACCCTGCTCATTGGCGTGGTGACTTTCACCAACCTCAGCCCGCAGCTGGGTGGCACGCCCACGCGGCTGGAAAAAGAGGCGTTTGCGAAATCCGGCCATTACAATGCGAAAAAGGGCGAGTTCGTGAACCTGATTCCGACCCGGGAAATGACGGGCGGCAGTACGGCCTCGGCGATGTGGAAATTTCTGTTTCAGAAGTCGCCCCAGGCCGCGCCGCCTGGGCCGCTGCCCATGCAAGCCCTCGACTCGCTGGCCATCACGCGCAAAACGCCCGACGTGGTGCGCATCACTTGGTTTGGGCACTCGGCCAGCCTGCTCGAAATCGCGGGCCAGAACATCCTGCTCGACCCCATGCTGAGCGTGGAAATGGGGCCCGTGAGCTGGGCCACACCCAACCGCTACAACCGCGAACTGGTCATCACCCCCGAAAAGCTGCCCTACATCGCGGCCGTGCTCATTTCGCACGACCATTACGACCACCTCGATTTCCGAACCATCGAGAAAATCAAGGACAAAGTGGGGCAATTCTATGTGCCGCTGGGTATTGGGGCGCACCTGCGGGCCTGGGGCGTGCCCCGCGAGCGCATCACCGAAATGAACTGGGGCGAACAAGCCACCCTGCCGGGGCTGCTGCTGCACTGCACGCCCAGCCGCCACTTTTCGGGCCGCGGCCTCACCAACCGCAACTCCACCATGTGGTGCTCCTGGGTGGTGCAGGCGCCCACCAAGCGCGTGTTCTACACCGGCGACGGGGGCTATGGGCCGCACTTCGCCGCCATCGGCCAGCAATACGGCCCCTTCGACCTGGCCGTGGTGGAATGCGGGCAATACAATGAAAGCTGGGCCGAAATCCACATGAAGCCTGAGCAGAGCGTGCAGGCCGCCCGCGACGTGCGCGCCGCCGTGATGCTGCCCGTGCACTGGGGCGCCTTCACCGAGTCGCTCCACGCCTGGAACGAGCCCGTGACCCGCGCCACCGCCGAGGCGGCACGCCTGGGCCAGGCCATTACCACGCCGCACCTGGGCGAGCCCGTAACTTTGGGCACCACGCTGCCCAGCTCGCGCTGGTGGGAAGGTCAATTGTAG
- a CDS encoding NAD-dependent epimerase/dehydratase family protein — protein MKIRAIITGATGMVGEGVLLECLQNPTVEHVLVLTRKPTGRSHSKMTELLVPDLANLSAVESQLTGYNACFFCAGISSVGVLEGEYERITYDLTLAVGQTLARLNPDLTFIYVSGAGTDSFENSRQHWARIKGRTENALLRLPFKAAYMFRPGFMKATAGQRNLLAWYPVIAWLYPVARRLAPNYVSTLQEVGRAMINAADYGYTKPVLEVRDIVALANGKAAPRP, from the coding sequence ATGAAAATACGAGCCATCATTACCGGGGCTACTGGCATGGTGGGCGAGGGCGTCCTGCTCGAATGCCTGCAAAACCCCACCGTGGAACATGTGCTGGTGCTCACGCGCAAACCCACCGGCCGCAGCCACTCGAAAATGACCGAGCTGCTGGTGCCTGACCTAGCCAACCTAAGCGCTGTGGAAAGTCAGTTGACGGGTTACAACGCCTGTTTTTTCTGCGCGGGCATTTCCTCGGTGGGGGTTTTGGAAGGAGAATATGAGCGCATTACCTACGACCTCACGTTAGCAGTAGGCCAAACGCTGGCTCGACTTAATCCAGACCTGACGTTTATATATGTTTCGGGTGCGGGCACCGATAGTTTTGAAAACTCCCGTCAGCATTGGGCCCGTATCAAGGGCCGCACCGAAAATGCGCTGTTGCGCCTCCCCTTCAAAGCGGCTTATATGTTTCGGCCGGGGTTTATGAAAGCTACGGCTGGTCAGCGCAATTTACTGGCTTGGTACCCCGTCATTGCCTGGCTCTACCCCGTGGCCCGGCGGCTGGCGCCCAACTACGTGAGCACCCTGCAGGAAGTGGGCCGCGCCATGATAAACGCGGCCGACTACGGCTATACCAAACCCGTGCTCGAAGTACGCGACATCGTGGCGCTGGCCAACGGCAAAGCCGCCCCGCGTCCCTGA